The following proteins are co-located in the Thermus thermophilus HB8 genome:
- a CDS encoding aminotransferase class IV, translating into MRLLNGTPLALALPEAFLYHGASVFTTLRAEGGRPLWLEEHLARLRRHALALGLSYPGDEAFLEDLEALLRAFPKAPCLRLRFTVGEGVRLSEARPYAPLPLSLYREGVRVRLTGYRVHPDLARYKTGNYLPYRLALEEARKEGAFEGLLLDAFGHVVDGSRTSPLLFREGTLYLLEGGLEGITREKVAEAARGLGLRVERGLFRPEGLRGHLLLAGSGVGLLPVRPPPPELLPLIERFLPACYTE; encoded by the coding sequence ATGAGGCTTTTAAACGGCACGCCCCTCGCCCTCGCCCTCCCCGAGGCCTTCCTCTACCACGGGGCGAGCGTCTTCACCACGCTCCGGGCGGAAGGGGGAAGGCCCCTTTGGCTTGAGGAGCACCTGGCCCGCCTCCGCCGCCACGCCCTGGCCCTGGGGCTTTCCTACCCGGGGGACGAGGCCTTCCTCGAGGACCTCGAGGCCCTCCTCCGGGCCTTTCCCAAGGCGCCCTGCCTCCGCCTCCGCTTCACCGTGGGGGAGGGGGTGCGGCTCTCCGAGGCGAGGCCCTACGCCCCCCTGCCCCTTTCCCTCTACCGGGAGGGGGTCCGGGTCCGCCTCACGGGCTACCGGGTCCACCCCGACCTCGCCCGCTACAAGACGGGGAACTACCTCCCCTACCGCCTGGCCCTGGAGGAGGCCCGGAAGGAGGGGGCCTTTGAGGGCCTCCTCCTGGACGCCTTCGGCCACGTGGTGGACGGGAGCCGCACGAGCCCCCTCCTCTTCCGGGAGGGGACGCTCTACCTCCTGGAGGGGGGCCTCGAGGGGATCACCCGGGAGAAGGTGGCGGAGGCCGCCCGGGGCCTGGGCCTCCGGGTGGAGCGGGGCCTCTTTCGCCCCGAGGGGCTCCGGGGCCACCTCCTCCTCGCGGGAAGCGGGGTGGGCCTCCTCCCCGTGAGGCCGCCCCCTCCCGAGCTCCTTCCCCTCATAGAGCGCTTCCTTCCCGCCTGCTATACTGAGTAG
- the greA gene encoding transcription elongation factor GreA: MKKPVYLTPEGYRRLQEELNHLKTVKRQEISADFEQALEEGDLRENAGYDEARRAMWQNEARIAQLEDLLSRAVIVENGSFDQVALGCQVELETETGERLSLAIVGSHEADIFSGKISDESPLGQALLGKKVGDVVEIRGKKGAQVYTILEIKPL, translated from the coding sequence ATGAAGAAGCCCGTCTACCTGACCCCGGAAGGCTACCGGCGCCTTCAGGAGGAGCTCAACCACCTGAAGACGGTGAAGCGCCAGGAGATCTCCGCCGACTTTGAGCAGGCCCTGGAGGAGGGGGACCTTAGGGAGAACGCGGGCTACGACGAGGCCCGGCGGGCCATGTGGCAGAACGAGGCCCGGATCGCCCAGCTGGAGGACCTCCTCTCCCGGGCGGTCATCGTGGAGAACGGCTCCTTTGACCAAGTGGCCTTAGGCTGCCAGGTGGAGCTGGAGACCGAGACCGGGGAGCGGCTTTCCCTGGCCATCGTGGGCAGCCACGAGGCGGACATCTTCAGCGGCAAGATCTCCGACGAGTCCCCCCTGGGCCAGGCCCTCCTCGGCAAGAAGGTGGGGGACGTGGTGGAGATCCGGGGCAAGAAGGGCGCCCAGGTCTACACCATCCTGGAGATCAAACCCCTATAG